One part of the Luteibacter yeojuensis genome encodes these proteins:
- a CDS encoding redoxin domain-containing protein, whose translation MPKLFACFMLCLALAGPSVAFASQDDGGEKYAKEVASTLVGKPAPALTVTTIDGQTIDLGKLYGHKIVYLKFWATWCAPCREQMPHLEHAFETAGPDTVVIAINTNFNETREGVDTFRRKFGLKMPIVMDDGRLAEAFHLRVTPQHVVIGRDGRVAYVGHLINASLEAALAGGKSPDGLAGRKTGREGSRGAPDRLTTLDGESFELGVSASRKPRILVFMSPWCEGYLAQSQPTTGAQCRSAREQSEKLSVHSGAQWLGIASGLWSDSEALGAYRTKNKVRLPLAIDTSGDVFRRYGVKRIPTVILVDADGKEVQRLTSDMSALPALVARAARLSPGGT comes from the coding sequence GTGCCTAAGTTGTTCGCATGCTTCATGCTTTGCCTCGCGCTCGCGGGACCCTCGGTCGCCTTCGCGAGCCAGGACGACGGTGGCGAGAAATACGCAAAGGAAGTCGCCTCCACCCTGGTCGGCAAGCCCGCACCGGCCCTGACCGTGACGACGATCGATGGCCAGACCATCGATCTTGGCAAGCTCTACGGCCACAAGATCGTCTACTTGAAATTCTGGGCGACGTGGTGCGCCCCCTGCCGCGAGCAGATGCCGCATCTCGAACACGCATTCGAAACGGCGGGTCCGGACACCGTGGTGATCGCGATCAACACGAACTTCAACGAAACCAGGGAAGGGGTCGATACTTTCCGCAGGAAATTCGGGCTGAAGATGCCCATCGTGATGGACGACGGCAGGCTCGCCGAGGCATTCCACCTGCGGGTAACGCCTCAACATGTGGTAATCGGCCGGGATGGACGGGTCGCTTACGTCGGTCATCTCATCAACGCCTCGCTGGAGGCCGCACTCGCTGGCGGCAAGAGCCCCGACGGGCTCGCTGGGCGGAAAACGGGTCGCGAGGGTAGCCGCGGTGCGCCGGATCGACTGACCACCCTCGACGGCGAGTCCTTCGAGCTTGGCGTCTCGGCGAGCCGGAAGCCGCGCATCCTCGTGTTCATGTCGCCATGGTGCGAGGGTTACCTCGCGCAGAGCCAACCCACCACGGGCGCGCAATGCCGCTCGGCACGCGAGCAGTCCGAGAAGCTCAGTGTGCATTCCGGCGCGCAGTGGCTCGGCATCGCCTCCGGGCTCTGGTCCGACAGCGAAGCCCTCGGTGCCTATCGCACGAAGAACAAGGTGAGGCTGCCGCTGGCCATCGACACGAGCGGCGACGTGTTCCGCCGCTATGGCGTGAAGCGCATTCCCACGGTGATCCTCGTCGACGCCGACGGTAAGGAAGTGCAGCGTCTTACGAGCGACATGAGCGCGCTGCCCGCGCTGGTCGCGCGCGCGGCGCGCCTGAGCCCGGGCGGCACATGA
- the arfB gene encoding alternative ribosome rescue aminoacyl-tRNA hydrolase ArfB yields the protein MLTVTRSIAIPDAELVERFTRADGPGGQHVNRTESAVELRFDVAGSPSLPDDVRERLLARRDRRMTDAGVLVIQARRFRDQARNREDARERLAEIVREGTVVAKKRVATKPTRASKERRLEGKAQRSQTKKTRSRDWSRE from the coding sequence ATGCTCACCGTGACCCGCTCCATCGCCATCCCCGACGCCGAACTGGTCGAGCGCTTCACGCGTGCGGACGGCCCCGGGGGCCAGCACGTCAACCGCACCGAAAGCGCGGTCGAACTGCGTTTCGACGTGGCCGGCTCGCCGTCGTTGCCCGACGACGTACGCGAACGCCTGCTCGCCCGGCGCGACCGCCGCATGACCGACGCGGGCGTCCTCGTCATCCAGGCCCGCCGCTTCCGCGACCAGGCACGCAATCGCGAAGACGCTCGCGAGCGCCTCGCCGAGATCGTCCGCGAAGGAACCGTCGTGGCGAAGAAACGCGTGGCCACGAAACCGACGCGCGCCTCGAAAGAGCGCCGCCTCGAGGGCAAGGCGCAGCGTTCGCAGACGAAGAAGACGCGCTCGCGCGACTGGAGCCGCGAGTGA
- a CDS encoding LysR family transcriptional regulator, with amino-acid sequence MRSKPSTKTNRGTSSDDGGRFYYKGNRLKQLRAFVYITRLGTLSRAAEALFLSQPSVSLQLKALERELGMPLLERTRRRVTLTDAGEALYEIARPLVEGFENLDREFQARTRGSHAAKLTVAAGSSTIQYLLPDLVKAYRERYPSVHLQLANVTGKDGLALLRADEADIAIGSMLDVPQDIAWAPVYHYDPMLIMPPEHPLAAKDDIRLEDLSPYGLILPPQRLTTFRLVDMVFQQRHVPYTVAIEVGGWDVIKQYVAMGLGISIVTGICITEADKERLVVRNLRRYFPQRSYGVVMRKGKFLSAEARAFIDLIRPGLLTHRDYDESGHSGR; translated from the coding sequence ATGCGGTCGAAGCCGTCGACGAAAACCAACCGCGGCACGTCGAGCGACGACGGCGGTCGTTTCTATTACAAGGGCAACCGCCTCAAGCAGCTGCGGGCTTTTGTCTATATCACCCGTTTGGGCACCCTGAGCCGGGCCGCCGAAGCGCTGTTCCTTTCGCAGCCCTCGGTGAGTCTCCAACTCAAGGCGCTGGAGAGGGAGCTGGGCATGCCCTTGCTCGAACGGACCCGGCGGCGCGTGACCCTCACCGATGCCGGCGAGGCCTTGTACGAGATCGCGCGCCCCCTCGTGGAGGGGTTCGAAAACCTCGACCGCGAGTTCCAGGCCAGGACCCGGGGCAGTCACGCGGCAAAACTCACCGTCGCCGCGGGCTCGTCGACCATCCAGTACCTGCTGCCCGATCTGGTGAAGGCCTACCGCGAGCGCTATCCATCGGTGCACCTGCAACTGGCGAACGTAACCGGCAAGGATGGGCTGGCGTTGCTGCGTGCCGACGAAGCCGATATCGCCATTGGCTCGATGCTCGACGTGCCGCAGGACATTGCCTGGGCACCGGTCTACCACTACGACCCGATGCTGATCATGCCGCCGGAGCATCCACTGGCCGCGAAGGACGACATCCGCCTCGAAGATCTTTCTCCCTACGGGCTCATTCTCCCGCCACAGCGCTTGACCACTTTCCGTCTCGTCGACATGGTGTTCCAGCAGCGGCATGTGCCGTACACGGTGGCGATCGAGGTCGGCGGCTGGGACGTCATCAAGCAATATGTCGCCATGGGCCTGGGCATTTCCATCGTCACCGGCATCTGCATCACGGAGGCGGACAAGGAACGTCTGGTCGTGCGCAACCTGCGCCGATACTTTCCGCAACGCAGCTATGGCGTGGTGATGCGTAAAGGCAAGTTCCTGAGCGCCGAAGCGCGCGCGTTCATCGACCTGATCCGCCCCGGCCTGTTGACGCATCGCGACTACGATGAGTCGGGACATTCGGGGCGATAA
- a CDS encoding IS5 family transposase, which yields MTDSSFASLSFESKKKPTRRERFLGEMDKVVPWAALLALIEPSYPTSGRRGRPPMPAATMLRIHFMQQWYALSDPAMEDALYEIESMRRFAELELNEDAIPDETTILKFRRFLEQHGLAVKILETVNAHLGQQGLLLRQGTIVDATIIQAPSSTKNRDKQRDPDMRQTKKGQQWYFGMKAHIGVDVESGLVHTVTTTPANVADVTEVEKLLHGREQTVHADAGYQGAEKRAPKRGRRWYIAAKRGSVKAMPEGALKDAVKHTEHMKAAVRAKVEHPFRVVKRQFGYQKVRFKGLLKNTAQVLTLFALSNLWMARRTLLASAGGVRL from the coding sequence TTGACAGACTCTTCCTTTGCCTCACTGAGTTTCGAGTCCAAGAAGAAGCCGACGCGTCGCGAGCGCTTCCTGGGCGAGATGGACAAGGTCGTACCGTGGGCGGCGCTGTTGGCGCTGATCGAGCCGAGCTATCCCACCTCTGGCCGCCGTGGCCGCCCACCGATGCCCGCCGCGACCATGCTGCGCATCCACTTCATGCAGCAGTGGTACGCGCTGAGCGATCCGGCGATGGAGGATGCGCTGTACGAGATCGAGTCGATGCGCCGCTTCGCCGAACTGGAGTTGAACGAGGACGCGATTCCGGACGAGACGACGATCCTGAAGTTCCGCCGCTTTCTGGAGCAGCACGGCCTGGCGGTGAAGATCCTCGAGACGGTCAATGCGCACCTGGGTCAGCAGGGTCTGCTGCTGCGCCAGGGCACGATCGTGGATGCCACGATCATCCAGGCGCCGTCGTCGACCAAGAACCGCGACAAGCAGCGCGATCCGGACATGCGCCAGACCAAGAAGGGCCAGCAGTGGTATTTCGGCATGAAGGCGCACATCGGCGTGGATGTGGAGTCGGGGCTGGTGCACACGGTGACCACGACACCGGCCAACGTGGCCGACGTGACGGAAGTGGAGAAGTTGTTGCACGGCCGGGAGCAGACCGTGCACGCCGATGCCGGCTACCAGGGAGCTGAGAAACGCGCGCCCAAGCGCGGTCGCCGGTGGTACATCGCCGCCAAGCGCGGCAGCGTCAAGGCGATGCCCGAAGGCGCGTTGAAGGACGCGGTCAAGCACACCGAACACATGAAGGCCGCGGTTCGCGCCAAGGTGGAGCACCCGTTCCGGGTGGTGAAGCGGCAGTTCGGCTATCAGAAGGTGCGCTTCAAGGGGTTGCTCAAGAATACGGCGCAGGTGCTGACACTGTTTGCCCTGTCGAACCTGTGGATGGCGCGACGAACGTTGCTGGCTTCTGCAGGAGGGGTGCGCCTGTGA
- a CDS encoding IS256 family transposase encodes MLDELTGDCKTPQDVEKLFSQMLQHMINRSLEAEMQAHLGHERHRPSGGNPRNGRTRKRVQSALGDLQIETPRDREGTFEPQLVKKRQVRLAGMEEKILTLYAKGMTTRDIESVLVDLYGVTISHALIAQVTDAVLDEARAWQTRPLEAIYPIVWLDGIVVKVQHNKQVINKSAHVVLGVNLRGEKEVLGLWLAENEGAKFWLSVLTELRQRGVQDIYVASMDGLKGLPEAVNAVFPQTLTQLCIVHLVRASLRYVTAKDSKAIVPALQRIYRSATVDEAERELDALESEWAAKYKAVVRLWRENWGNIIPFFQFLPEIRKVIYTTNAIESLNMVMRKYTRNRRIFPNDDAALKGLFLAIREASKNWKSIHHWKPALQSFQVMFGEERVPLAAL; translated from the coding sequence ATGCTGGATGAGCTGACGGGCGACTGCAAGACCCCGCAGGACGTGGAGAAGCTGTTCTCGCAGATGTTGCAGCACATGATCAACCGGTCGCTGGAGGCGGAGATGCAGGCGCATCTGGGCCATGAGCGGCATAGGCCGTCGGGTGGTAACCCTCGCAACGGCAGGACGCGCAAGCGGGTTCAAAGCGCGCTGGGTGATTTGCAGATCGAGACCCCGCGCGACCGCGAGGGTACATTCGAGCCTCAGCTGGTGAAGAAGCGACAAGTGCGGCTGGCCGGGATGGAAGAAAAGATTCTGACCCTGTACGCCAAGGGCATGACCACGCGCGACATCGAGTCGGTGCTGGTGGACCTGTACGGAGTGACGATCTCGCACGCACTGATCGCACAGGTGACCGACGCGGTGCTGGATGAGGCGCGGGCCTGGCAAACGCGGCCGCTGGAGGCCATCTACCCGATCGTGTGGCTGGACGGCATTGTGGTGAAGGTGCAGCACAACAAACAGGTCATCAACAAATCGGCCCATGTGGTGTTGGGGGTGAATCTGCGCGGCGAGAAGGAGGTGCTGGGCCTGTGGCTGGCCGAGAACGAAGGTGCCAAGTTCTGGCTGTCGGTGTTGACCGAGCTGCGCCAGCGCGGGGTGCAGGATATCTACGTCGCCAGCATGGATGGCCTCAAGGGCTTGCCCGAGGCGGTTAATGCGGTATTCCCCCAAACATTGACCCAGCTGTGCATCGTGCACCTGGTACGGGCCAGCCTGCGTTACGTGACTGCCAAGGACAGCAAGGCGATCGTGCCGGCGCTGCAACGCATCTATCGGTCGGCCACGGTGGATGAGGCGGAACGAGAACTGGACGCGCTGGAGAGCGAGTGGGCAGCCAAATACAAGGCGGTGGTTCGTCTATGGCGTGAGAACTGGGGCAACATCATCCCGTTCTTCCAGTTCCTGCCGGAGATCCGCAAGGTGATTTATACGACCAACGCCATCGAGTCGTTGAACATGGTGATGCGCAAATACACTCGCAACCGGCGTATTTTTCCGAACGACGATGCGGCGTTGAAGGGCCTGTTTCTTGCCATCCGGGAGGCGTCGAAGAACTGGAAATCCATCCATCACTGGAAGCCTGCCTTGCAGAGCTTTCAGGTCATGTTTGGCGAAGAGCGCGTGCCCTTAGCCGCGCTGTGA
- a CDS encoding 1-acyl-sn-glycerol-3-phosphate acyltransferase, translating to MSVGSFDLPPQAPALPDSAWRRFCRWAIRLSGWRIVGELPNLPKLILIGAPHSSYWDGVWGLLMKSALGLDLGVMIKREVFNGPYGPIVRRLGLIPIDRSAATNVVDQMVARFASHEKMWLGITPEGTRKPVKQWKSGFLRIARASGVPIQPIFIDYPTKTFTAGPLVEATDDTDADMARIRAMFTGYRGKHRNV from the coding sequence GTGAGTGTCGGCTCCTTCGACCTGCCGCCACAGGCGCCGGCGCTTCCGGATTCCGCATGGAGGCGCTTCTGCCGCTGGGCGATCCGGCTGAGCGGCTGGCGCATCGTGGGTGAGCTGCCTAACCTGCCGAAGCTGATCCTGATCGGCGCGCCGCATTCGTCCTATTGGGACGGCGTGTGGGGTCTCCTGATGAAGTCGGCCCTCGGGCTCGATCTCGGCGTGATGATCAAGCGCGAGGTGTTCAACGGCCCCTACGGCCCGATCGTCCGCCGCCTCGGCTTGATCCCCATCGACCGCTCCGCCGCCACCAACGTGGTCGACCAGATGGTCGCGCGCTTCGCCAGCCACGAGAAGATGTGGCTGGGCATCACGCCCGAAGGCACACGCAAGCCCGTGAAGCAGTGGAAGTCCGGCTTCCTGCGCATCGCGCGCGCCTCCGGCGTCCCCATCCAGCCGATCTTCATCGACTATCCCACGAAGACCTTCACCGCCGGCCCCCTGGTCGAAGCGACCGACGACACCGACGCCGACATGGCGCGCATCCGCGCGATGTTTACCGGCTACCGCGGCAAGCATCGCAACGTTTGA
- the aceA gene encoding isocitrate lyase, with translation MKTQTAEQITLDWKNNDRWEGVRRPYAAEDVLRLRGSVQVEYTLARRGAERLWRSLQDEPYVNALGALTGNQAMQQVKAGLQAIYLSGWQVAADANTAGTMYPDQSLYPVDSVPNVVRKINKTLLRADQIHHAEGRDGIDWLVPIVADAEAGFGGVLNAYELMAHMIEAGAAGVHFEDQLASAKKCGHMGGKVLVPTQEAVQKLVAARLAADVAGVPTLIVARTDAMGAGLVTSDIDDLDKPFLTGKRTVEGFHESRQGIEQAIARGLAYAPYADLIWCETATPDLEQARRFAEAIHAVFPGKKLAYNCSPSFNWKKNLDEKTIAAFQKRLGEMGYAFQFITLAGFHALNYSMFQLARGYRDRQMAAYVELQEAEFAAEKDGYTAAKHQREVGTGYFDTVNQVIAGSLSSLSALSGSTEEQQFHPASAA, from the coding sequence ATGAAGACGCAGACCGCCGAACAGATCACGCTCGACTGGAAGAACAACGACCGCTGGGAGGGCGTCCGGCGTCCCTATGCCGCGGAAGACGTGCTGCGCCTGCGCGGCTCCGTGCAGGTCGAGTACACGCTCGCCCGCCGCGGTGCGGAGCGCCTGTGGCGTTCGCTTCAGGACGAGCCGTATGTCAATGCGCTGGGCGCGCTCACCGGCAATCAGGCAATGCAGCAGGTGAAGGCCGGCTTGCAGGCCATCTACCTCTCGGGCTGGCAGGTCGCCGCCGATGCGAATACCGCCGGCACGATGTATCCCGACCAGTCGCTCTACCCCGTCGACTCGGTGCCGAACGTGGTGCGCAAGATCAACAAGACCCTGCTGCGCGCGGACCAGATCCACCACGCCGAAGGAAGGGACGGCATCGACTGGCTGGTGCCGATCGTCGCCGATGCGGAAGCGGGTTTCGGCGGCGTGCTCAACGCGTACGAGCTGATGGCGCACATGATCGAGGCAGGCGCGGCGGGCGTGCATTTCGAGGACCAGCTGGCCAGTGCGAAGAAGTGCGGGCACATGGGCGGCAAGGTGCTGGTGCCGACGCAGGAGGCCGTGCAGAAGCTCGTGGCCGCGCGACTGGCCGCCGACGTCGCCGGCGTCCCGACCCTCATCGTGGCACGTACCGATGCCATGGGTGCGGGACTGGTCACCTCGGACATCGACGACCTCGACAAGCCGTTCCTGACCGGCAAGCGCACGGTCGAAGGTTTCCATGAATCGCGCCAGGGCATCGAGCAGGCGATCGCGCGCGGCCTTGCCTATGCACCGTATGCCGACCTGATCTGGTGCGAGACGGCCACGCCGGACCTGGAACAGGCGCGCCGCTTCGCCGAGGCGATCCATGCCGTGTTCCCTGGCAAGAAGCTCGCGTACAACTGCTCGCCCAGTTTCAACTGGAAGAAGAACCTGGACGAGAAGACGATCGCGGCATTCCAGAAGCGCCTGGGCGAGATGGGTTACGCCTTCCAGTTCATCACGCTGGCCGGCTTCCATGCGCTCAACTATTCGATGTTCCAACTGGCACGTGGCTACCGCGACCGGCAGATGGCCGCCTACGTCGAACTGCAGGAAGCCGAGTTCGCGGCCGAGAAGGACGGTTACACGGCGGCGAAACATCAGCGCGAAGTCGGCACGGGTTACTTCGATACTGTGAACCAGGTGATCGCCGGCTCGTTGAGTTCGCTGTCGGCGCTGAGCGGCTCTACCGAGGAACAGCAGTTCCATCCGGCCTCGGCGGCATGA
- a CDS encoding PLP-dependent aminotransferase family protein: MEPILPLAIDLPAERQRDLVRSLHRQLQGAILDGRLQPGFRMPPTRKLAEELGISRNSVVSAFDLLFSQGYLVARQGSGTFVADHLPVRPGDACGDAAARMAGRLNTYWQHRVAQPARAPLRAHRFDFRVGLPDTQLFPHETWRRLACAAMRSLSKERTDYADVAGRPELRQAIAAHVSFARAIACDDADVVVTSGAQQAFDLIARILVEPGTTRVAVEDPGYPPARDAFAAAGARLVTVPMDADGLRVDCIPADVGVILTTPSHQFPLGTVMSQRRRAELLDFAHAHRMAVVEDDYDGEFRFGGRPLDALRTVDERHAVFYVGTFSKSLFPALRLGYIVPPSWAVPALVGAKRLGNGHNPSLEQLTLAAFIREGHLARHVRRARRVYGERRAALEQAIARHGTAWLSPVHTDVGLHMAAHLREDLPADAVVAAAAIRGVAVRDLGAYRLEGRCSGLVLGIGMIGVEDVERGVEQLCQAIAEVAGGA; the protein is encoded by the coding sequence ATGGAGCCAATTCTCCCTCTGGCGATCGACCTGCCTGCCGAAAGGCAACGCGATCTTGTCCGGTCGCTGCACCGGCAACTGCAAGGCGCCATCCTCGACGGACGGCTCCAGCCGGGTTTCCGCATGCCGCCGACGCGAAAGCTCGCGGAGGAGCTGGGCATTTCGCGCAACAGCGTGGTGTCCGCCTTCGACCTGCTTTTCAGTCAGGGCTACCTCGTCGCCCGGCAGGGCTCGGGTACCTTCGTCGCCGATCACCTGCCCGTGCGTCCCGGAGATGCCTGTGGCGATGCCGCCGCCCGGATGGCCGGACGGCTGAACACCTACTGGCAACATCGCGTAGCCCAGCCGGCGCGGGCGCCGCTCCGTGCGCACCGGTTCGACTTCAGGGTGGGACTTCCGGATACCCAGCTCTTTCCGCACGAAACCTGGCGCCGGCTCGCCTGCGCCGCGATGCGCAGCCTCTCGAAGGAGAGGACGGATTACGCCGACGTCGCCGGACGGCCCGAGCTCCGCCAGGCGATTGCCGCCCATGTGTCGTTCGCGCGTGCGATCGCGTGCGACGACGCGGACGTGGTCGTCACCAGTGGCGCGCAGCAGGCCTTCGACCTGATCGCGCGCATCCTGGTCGAACCGGGCACGACGCGTGTCGCGGTGGAAGATCCGGGTTATCCGCCTGCGCGGGACGCTTTCGCGGCGGCCGGCGCGCGGCTCGTCACGGTGCCGATGGACGCCGATGGCCTGCGCGTCGACTGCATACCGGCGGATGTGGGCGTGATCCTGACGACGCCATCCCACCAGTTTCCGCTCGGCACGGTGATGTCCCAGCGCAGGCGCGCCGAGTTGCTGGATTTCGCGCACGCGCATCGGATGGCGGTGGTCGAGGACGATTACGACGGCGAGTTCCGTTTCGGCGGGCGCCCGCTCGATGCCCTGCGCACTGTCGACGAGCGTCACGCCGTTTTCTACGTAGGCACGTTTTCCAAGAGCCTGTTTCCGGCGTTGCGGCTCGGCTACATCGTTCCGCCTTCCTGGGCGGTGCCGGCGCTGGTGGGGGCCAAGCGGCTCGGCAACGGACACAACCCTTCGCTCGAACAGCTGACGCTAGCCGCCTTCATCCGCGAGGGCCACCTCGCCCGGCACGTACGCAGGGCGCGCCGCGTCTACGGAGAACGCCGCGCGGCGCTGGAGCAGGCCATCGCCCGTCATGGCACCGCGTGGCTTTCGCCGGTCCACACGGATGTGGGCCTGCATATGGCCGCGCACCTCCGCGAGGACCTGCCCGCCGACGCCGTCGTCGCTGCGGCCGCGATTCGCGGGGTGGCGGTGCGAGACCTCGGTGCCTACCGGCTCGAAGGCCGCTGCAGCGGTCTCGTGTTGGGTATCGGCATGATCGGGGTGGAGGACGTGGAGCGGGGCGTCGAGCAGCTCTGCCAGGCCATCGCGGAGGTGGCGGGCGGCGCCTAA
- a CDS encoding DUF6338 family protein, with product MGELGSDVVSILTNLMPGFVFAWIFYALTTHRKPNQFDQVVYALIATAVLHAVVVIESVILIWIGKWQALGPWTMDSELIASFATAIVAGLATSQLARRDAIFRMLRRMGLTTRNHNTSEWCTVFEQSDLNVVLHLKGERRIYGWPLHWPSDHKQGHFYLADAEWLDDENNRYPLSGVEGILINAEDVEMVECIEGDKA from the coding sequence ATGGGTGAACTCGGCTCTGATGTTGTATCCATCCTGACGAACCTGATGCCGGGCTTTGTCTTCGCTTGGATATTTTACGCGCTTACGACTCATCGCAAACCGAATCAGTTCGATCAAGTGGTCTACGCCCTCATCGCCACAGCGGTACTACATGCCGTCGTGGTGATTGAATCGGTCATCCTCATCTGGATCGGAAAATGGCAAGCCCTTGGACCGTGGACGATGGATTCAGAGCTAATAGCTTCTTTCGCCACTGCAATCGTGGCCGGCCTTGCCACCTCTCAGCTTGCAAGGCGTGATGCTATTTTCAGAATGCTTCGACGAATGGGACTAACTACTCGAAATCACAATACGTCAGAGTGGTGCACAGTATTTGAGCAATCCGACCTAAATGTAGTACTGCATCTGAAGGGTGAGCGACGCATCTATGGATGGCCGCTTCACTGGCCATCAGATCACAAGCAAGGTCATTTCTATTTAGCTGACGCCGAATGGCTCGATGATGAGAACAACCGCTACCCCCTATCAGGAGTTGAAGGTATTCTTATCAACGCCGAAGACGTAGAAATGGTCGAGTGCATCGAAGGAGATAAAGCGTGA
- the aceB gene encoding malate synthase A, with product MAVPQRAIDPLSGVRFQGGEVYPDILTPAAMTLVADLHRRFDARRLGLLAERTARQQRYDAGELPDFRADTVAIREGEWSVAPIPAALQDRRVEITGPVERKMIINALNSGAKVFMADFEDSSAPTWANQMDGQRNLRDAVDGSIEFTSAEGKAYRVGATPAALVVRPRGWHLPERHVEVDGDVVSGALVDFGLFAFHNAKALQARDRGPYFYLPKLQSMEEAALWNDAMSHAEVALGLPHGTMKATVLIETLPAVFQMHEILHALRERVVGLNCGRWDYIFSYLKTFRAHADRLLPERGQVTMSVPFLKAYSELLIRTCHRRGAFAMGGMAAQIPIKGDDAANEAAMAKVRADKLREVGAGHDGTWVAHPALVPVAQAIFDEHMPTPNQLHVLREDVDVSRDTLIAPAIGTITRQGFDNNVEVCLRYTAAWLDGLGCVPIHHLMEDAATAEIARAQLWQWLHHGPLEFSDHADVNFALFDQALAAHCHRLRGSELPGARRADEAAALIHALTHADELRDFLTLPAYEHLS from the coding sequence ATGGCAGTTCCCCAGCGCGCGATCGATCCCCTGTCCGGCGTCCGCTTTCAAGGCGGCGAGGTCTATCCGGACATCCTGACCCCGGCGGCCATGACCTTGGTGGCGGACCTCCATCGGCGTTTCGATGCCCGGCGCCTCGGCCTGCTGGCGGAGCGGACCGCACGCCAGCAGCGCTATGACGCCGGCGAGCTTCCCGATTTTCGCGCCGATACCGTGGCGATCCGCGAGGGCGAGTGGTCGGTGGCCCCGATCCCGGCGGCGCTGCAGGACCGCCGCGTCGAGATCACGGGTCCCGTGGAACGCAAGATGATCATCAACGCGCTGAATTCCGGGGCGAAGGTGTTCATGGCCGACTTCGAGGATTCGAGCGCGCCCACCTGGGCCAACCAGATGGACGGCCAGCGCAACCTGCGCGATGCCGTCGATGGCAGCATCGAATTCACCAGCGCGGAGGGCAAGGCGTATCGCGTGGGTGCGACACCGGCCGCGCTCGTCGTCCGGCCCCGTGGCTGGCACCTGCCCGAGCGTCATGTCGAGGTCGACGGCGACGTGGTGTCGGGCGCGCTGGTCGATTTCGGCCTCTTCGCCTTTCACAACGCGAAAGCGCTGCAGGCCCGCGATCGCGGCCCGTATTTCTACCTGCCGAAACTGCAAAGCATGGAAGAAGCCGCGCTGTGGAACGACGCGATGTCGCATGCCGAAGTCGCGCTCGGCCTGCCCCACGGCACGATGAAGGCGACGGTGCTCATCGAGACGCTGCCGGCCGTGTTCCAGATGCACGAGATCCTGCACGCACTGCGCGAGCGCGTCGTCGGTCTCAACTGCGGTCGCTGGGATTACATCTTCTCCTACCTGAAGACCTTCCGTGCACACGCAGACCGCCTGCTCCCGGAACGTGGCCAGGTCACCATGAGCGTGCCGTTCCTGAAGGCCTATTCGGAACTGCTGATCCGCACCTGCCATCGCCGTGGCGCATTCGCGATGGGCGGCATGGCAGCACAGATTCCCATCAAGGGCGACGACGCGGCCAACGAGGCCGCCATGGCCAAGGTCCGGGCGGACAAGCTGCGCGAAGTCGGCGCCGGCCACGACGGTACATGGGTGGCGCATCCCGCGCTCGTCCCGGTCGCGCAGGCGATCTTCGACGAGCACATGCCCACGCCCAACCAGTTGCACGTGCTGCGCGAAGACGTGGACGTATCGCGCGACACGCTGATCGCACCGGCCATCGGGACGATCACGCGGCAGGGTTTCGACAACAACGTCGAGGTGTGCCTGCGCTACACGGCCGCTTGGCTCGACGGCCTCGGCTGCGTGCCCATCCACCACCTGATGGAAGACGCCGCCACCGCCGAGATCGCGCGCGCCCAGTTGTGGCAGTGGCTGCATCACGGACCGCTGGAGTTCAGCGACCACGCCGACGTGAACTTCGCGCTGTTCGACCAGGCTCTCGCCGCGCACTGCCACCGGCTGCGCGGGAGCGAGTTGCCCGGCGCACGCCGCGCCGATGAAGCGGCCGCGCTCATCCATGCGCTCACGCATGCGGACGAACTGCGCGATTTCCTCACCCTCCCCGCCTACGAGCACCTGTCCTGA